In one window of Cydia fagiglandana chromosome 10, ilCydFagi1.1, whole genome shotgun sequence DNA:
- the LOC134667996 gene encoding organic cation transporter protein-like, whose amino-acid sequence MEEKNSNTDDAKMKQTEAKTGIDLDTILLEDIGQFGWFQLRTVALCGLAVIFSGSASSEYVFTTARINTRCLIPECETDELTNKFSPSWITNAVPPSGTSFDSCRRFANVSAVTFANATCPATLFDSNHIVDCEKFVYENTDSVVHTFGLACQEWERSLIGSMRKIGTLVALPITGYASDRWGRRTALAVNALIRACLGLARSWANTYVSFTILQFLEPAFGSGVFTSAYILVMELVGPRIRVVSGASMNTFFSVGNVYTGLVAWAVHDWRQLTQVLYGPMLIICFSFWLVPESVRWYMSKGRYEDAEGVLNTAARFNGTRLSEKSLEALNKAVNEEKRKKALDTVENPKEPCLMSKVVRNKHVLIRCIVSPVWWMTYTFVYFGLSVNAVNISGNRYLNYVAVSAVEIPGYWTSMFLLDRIGRKPVLISAFWLCAICQATYIFLPSGYYGISLTVYLIGQFAIAMVTTAVYVYTAELYPTRYRHSLLGFSSMVGRIGSVLAPLTPAMGQSTFEELPFVLFGSFALISGCLVFITPETLGAKFPDTMEEASDIGKKRDST is encoded by the exons ATGGAGGAAAAGAATAGCAATACTGATGACGCTAAAATGAAACAAACAGAAGCAAAGACTGGAATAGATCTGGACACAATTTTACTAGAAGACATCGGACAGTTTGGATGGTTCCAGCTTCGAACAGTGGCGTTGTGTGGACTTGCAGTGATATTTAGTGGCAGCGCTTCCTCAGAATACGTTTTTACAACCGCTAGGATAAACACCAG ATGTCTTATTCCCGAGTGCGAAACAGACGAACTAACCAACAAGTTTTCACCATCCTGGATTACGAACGCTGTCCCGCCTTCTGGCACCTCATTTGATAGTTGCCGGCGCTTTGCTAATGTTTCTGCCGTCACCTTTGCTAACGCCACTTGCCCTGCTACACTCTTCGACTCTAACCATATCGTCGACTGTGAGAAATTTGTTTATGAGAATACTGACTCCGTAGTTCACACT TTTGGGCTGGCCTGCCAGGAGTGGGAACGTTCTCTTATCGGGTCTATGCGTAAAATTGGCACCCTTGTTGCACTACCCATCACCG GATATGCATCGGATCGTTGGGGAAGACGAACAGCGCTGGCTGTCAACGCCCTCATACGCGCTTGCCTAGGATTGGCTCGTTCTTGGGCCAATACCTACGTGAGCTTCACAATCTTGCAATTCTTGGAGCCCGCTTTTGGCTCTGGTGTCTTCACCAGCGCTTATATTTTGG TGATGGAACTGGTTGGACCACGCATTCGAGTTGTTAGTGGAGCATCCATGAACACTTTCTTCTCTGTTGGCAACGTCTACACGGGTTTAGTCGCCTGGGCAGTTCACGATTGGCGCCAACTTACCCAGGTCCTGTATGGTCCAATGCTCATAATCTGCTTTTCATTCTGGCTCGTCCCAGAATCAGTCCGTTGGTACATGAGCAAAGGTCGCTACGAAGACGCCGAGGGTGTTCTTAATACCGCAGCTCGCTTTAATGGAACACGTCTGTCAGAAAAATCTTTAGAAGCTTTAAATAAAGCAGTAAATGAAGAAAAGAGGAAGAAAGCTCTAGACACAGTTGAAAACCCGAAAGAGCCCTGCTTAATGTCTAAAGTGGTCAGGAATAAACATGTCCTGATTCGATGTATTGTGTCACCCGTTTGGTGGATGACTTACACTTTTGTGTATTTCGGCCTATCGGTGAACGCTGTTAACATATCTGGTAACCGGTATCTGAACTACGTGGCTGTGTCGGCAGTGGAGATTCCTGGATACTGGACTTCTATGTTTTTGTTGGATAGGATTGGGAGAAAGCCTGTACTTATCAGCGCGTTTTGGTTATGCGCCATCTGTCAAGCAACATACATCTTCCTTCCttcag GCTATTACGGAATATCCCTGACGGTGTACCTAATTGGCCAGTTTGCCATCGCAATGGTAACTACAGCGGTGTACGTGTACACGGCAGAGCTGTACCCGACCAGGTATCGCCACAGCCTGTTGGGTTTCTCTTCCATGGTTGGGAGAATCGGCTCTGTTCTAGCTCCACTTACTCCAGCCATG GGCCAATCTACATTCGAGGAACTACCTTTTGTGCTGTTTGGAAGCTTTGCTCTCATCTCCGGATGCCTCGTATTCATCACACCTGAGACACTTGGAGCTAAGTTCCCTGACACTATGGAAGAAGCTTCGGATATTGGCAAAAAGAGAGATTCTACATAA
- the LOC134668255 gene encoding organic cation transporter protein-like — MEDKDDQPNDVKVEQAEVKTRVDLDQILVEEIGQFGWFQLRTWALAAIAVIFSGFASAEYVFTTARINTRCLIPECEFTDQPIEFAPSWILNAIPPSGSSFDSCQRFANVSIYQLDDVCPASLFDPSNVVDCEEYVYENTNTVVYTFELACRDWQRSFIGTASAFGTLACLPITGFISDRWGRRTALIINAIIRASVGLSRSWTNTYVGFTILEFLEAALGGGVFSCAYILVMEMVGPRMRVAFGTSMNSSFSVGCVIAGLLAWAFNDWRDFTRALYIPMFIISFFLWFVPESVRWYMSKGRYQESETVLKTAARINGRQLSDKSLEALRESVEEEKRKNEMEAEIKKTEPWLIVQVFRYKPILIRCLVSPFWWITFTIVYYGLSVNVVNISGNRYLNYVAVSAVEIPGYWTSMFLLGIIGRKPVLIAAFWVCAACQAAYVFMPDGYNDFSLAVYLIGKFSIAMVSAGLYVYTAELYPTRNRHSLLGYSSMVGRIGSILAPLTPAMGNSTFDELPFVIFGCFALLSGCLVFITPETLGAKFPDTMEEASDIGKKKNDTK, encoded by the exons ATGGAAGATAAAGATGATCAACCTAATGACGTTAAGGTAGAGCAAGCAGAAGTGAAGACCCGTGTTGATCTAGACCAGATTTTAGTAGAAGAAATCGGTCAATTCGGATGGTTCCAGCTACGGACGTGGGCTTTGGCGGCGATCGCTGTAATTTTTAGTGGGTTTGCGTCCGCTGAATATGTGTTTACAACGGCGAGAATTAACACCAG GTGCCTCATCCCGGAGTGTGAATTTACAGACCAGCCCATCGAGTTCGCACCATCATGGATCTTAAACGCTATTCCTCCTTCTGGCTCTTCATTCGACAGCTGCCAGCGTTTCGCCAACGTTTCGATCTATCAGCTCGATGACGTTTGTCCTGCTAGTCTGTTCGACCCAAGCAACGTCGTAGATTGTGAGGAGTACGtctatgaaaatactaatactGTTGTCTACACT TTTGAGCTAGCGTGTCGGGATTGGCAGCGCTCTTTCATTGGTACTGCGAGTGCGTTTGGGACACTAGCGTGCTTACCTATTACGG GATTCATATCGGACCGCTGGGGGCGGCGTACGGCGCTCATCATAAATGCTATTATTCGTGCTTCTGTTGGCCTGAGCCGTTCGTGGACCAACACATATGTGGGTTTCACTATTCTGGAATTCCTTGAAGCCGCCTTAGGTGGTGGCGTATTTAGCTGTGCTTATATTTTAG TGATGGAGATGGTTGGACCTCGGATGCGTGTCGCGTTCGGAACTTCCATGAACTCCTCTTTCTCGGTGGGCTGCGTCATCGCTGGCCTATTAGCCTGGGCTTTCAACGACTGGCGCGATTTTACCCGCGCTTTATATATCCCAATGTTCATCATTAGCTTCTTCCTCTGGTTCGTCCCCGAATCAGTCCGCTGGTACATGAGCAAGGGACGGTACCAAGAATCTGAGACAGTTCTCAAAACAGCAGCAAGAATTAACGGAAGACAACTGTCAGACAAGTCGTTGGAAGCTTTGAGGGAATCAGTGGAAGAAGAGAAGAGGAAGAATGAGATGGAAGCGGAGATTAAAAAGACAGAGCCGTGGTTAATAGTTCAAGTGTTCAGATATAAACCGATTTTGATACGGTGTTTAGTGTCGCCTTTCTGGTGGATAACCTTTACTATTGTTTACTACGGGTTGTCTGTAAATGTTGTGAACATATCAGGGAACCGCTATTTGAACTACGTGGCGGTATCAGCTGTGGAGATTCCTGGCTATTGGACGTCGATGTTCTTGTTGGGCATCATTGGGAGGAAGCCTGTGCTCATCGCCGCATTTTGGGTCTGCGCCGCCTGCCAAGCGGCATATGTTTTCATGCCTGACG gttATAACGATTTTTCCTTGGCGGTGTACCTGATCGGCAAGTTCTCCATCGCCATGGTGTCCGCAGGGCTGTACGTGTATACAGCGGAGTTGTATCCTACCAGAAACCGCCACAGTCTGCTGGGTTACTCCTCTATGGTCGGAAGGATCGGGTCTATTCTAGCCCCCCTCACACCAGCTATG GGCAACTCCACATTTGACGAGCTACCGTTTGTCATATTCGGTTGCTTCGCTCTTCTCTCCGGGTGCTTAGTATTCATCACACCAGAGACCCTTGGTGCCAAATTCCCTGACACCATGGAGGAAGCTTCGGACATTGGCAAGAAGAAAAatgatactaaataa
- the LOC134667995 gene encoding organic cation transporter protein-like — MDSKNAHSDDSTEEENTIIDLDKILTEEIGQFGWFQLRTVTLTAIAVIFSGAVAIEYVFTTARTNTRCLIPECESTDQSIDFSPAWIFNAVPAASSSFNGCQRFANISTNDNANVSETCPVSLFDTNKVINCEEFVYENTNTVVFTFGIACQEWKRSFIGSARTIGTLFALPITGFVSDKWGRRTALAINAVIRASLGLSRAWVNTYVGYTALQFLEAVLGSGVFSSAYILVMELLGPKLRVIGGASMNAFFSLGSICTGLLAWGVPDWQNLTQVLYIPMFITSFSLWIVPESLRWTLSKGRYEESEAVLKTAARLNGKNLSDRSLLALRKAVEEEKNVNALEAWEKQAEPWLIVQVFKHKQVMIRCIVSPVWWITYTFVYYGLSINAVNISGNHYLNFVAVSMMEIPGYWTSIFLLGNIGRKPVLICAFWLCAACQVAYIFMPEGYYGISLTVYLIGKYAIAMVVSALYVYTAELFPTRHRHSLLGFSSMGYSTFEKLPFVLFGSCALLSGCLVFITPETLGAKFPDTMEEASDIGKSTDVS; from the exons ATGGACAGCAAGAATGCTCACTCTGATGATTCTACAGAAGAAGAAAACACCATTATAGATCTGGACAAGATCTTGACTGAAGAAATTGGACAGTTTGGTTGGTTCCAGCTTCGGACAGTGACATTAACTGCGATTGCTGTTATATTTAGTGGTGCTGTTGCCATCGAGTATGTTTTTACGACAGCAAGGACTAATACCAG ATGCTTGATACCAGAATGCGAATCAACAGATCAATCAATTGATTTCTCCCCAGCATGGATCTTTAATGCTGTCCCGGCAGCAAGCTCCTCATTTAATGGCTGCCAACGTTTTGCCAACATTTCTACCAACGATAATGCCAATGTCTCAGAAACTTGCCCAGTTAGCCTATTCGACACTAACAAAGTCATCAACTGTGAGGAGTTTGTCTATGAGAATACTAACACTGTTGTCTTTACT TTTGGGATTGCATGCCAGGAGTGGAAACGCTCCTTCATCGGATCAGCGCGTACTATTGGTACACTCTTTGCGCTACCAATTACAG GTTTCGTGTCAGACAAATGGGGACGTCGTACAGCATTGGCCATCAATGCGGTTATCCGAGCCAGCCTTGGTCTATCTCGCGCTTGGGTCAACACATACGTTGGATATACGGCTTTGCAGTTCTTGGAAGCCGTATTGGGGTCCGGTGTCTTCTCTAGCGCTTATATTCTAG TTATGGAGTTGTTGGGCCCGAAATTGCGAGTCATCGGTGGAGCGTCTATGAACGCATTCTTCTCTCTTGGAAGCATCTGCACTGGTCTGCTTGCCTGGGGTGTTCCAGACTGGCAAAACCTGACCCAAGTCCTCTATATTCCAATGTTCATCACAAGTTTCTCCCTTTGGATCGTCCCAGAATCATTACGCTGGACCTTGAGCAAAGGACGCTATGAAGAATCTGAAGCTGTTCTTAAAACTGCCGCCCGTTTAAACGGAAAAAATCTTTCTGACAGGTCTCTACTTGCTTTGAGAAAAGCAGTAGAAGAAGAGAAGAATGTAAACGCTTTAGAAGCATGGGAAAAACAAGCCGAGCCTTGGCTGATAGTTCAAGTGTTTAAACACAAACAGGTTATGATTCGATGTATCGTGTCTCCTGTTTGGTGGATTACATATACTTTTGTGTATTATGGGCTTTCAATCAACGCTGTAAACATCTCTGGCAATCATTACTTAAACTTCGTGGCAGTTTCGATGATGGAAATACCTGGGTACTGGACATCAATATTTCTATTGGGGAATATTGGTCGAAAACCTGTCCTCATCTGTGCTTTTTGGTTATGCGCTGCTTGCCAAGTAGCATATATTTTTATGCCTGAAG GTTACTACGGAATCTCCTTGACAGTATATCTCATTGGCAAATATGCCATCGCCATGGTAGTTTCAGCATTATATGTTTACACAGCAGAACTGTTTCCTACCAGGCACCGCCATAGCCTCTTAGGTTTCTCCTCTATG GGCTACTCCACGTTCGAGAAGTTACCATTCGTGCTATTTGGAAGTTGCGCTCTTCTGTCGGGCTGCCTCGTATTTATCACACCTGAGACCCTCGGAGCTAAGTTCCCTGACACCATGGAAGAGGCTTCTGATATTGGAAAAAGCACAGACGTGTCTTAA